The following proteins are encoded in a genomic region of Magnolia sinica isolate HGM2019 chromosome 1, MsV1, whole genome shotgun sequence:
- the LOC131217715 gene encoding cucumber peeling cupredoxin-like, translating into MGYYMGLIGCVVVGLIASLLECTAAGTTHVVGGDLGWTIPTSGAQFYINWAAPKTFMHGETLSFNFNAQMHDVAQVTKADYDACTYANPIGAIIRTSPANVPLNTTGDHYYICTFQGHCAAGQKLAINVVSSGSVAPSPTPTVTTGPSSPPTGSTEPPCPPDVPTSPSLPPMEFTGPSTPPTPTVTTGPSAPPTVSTELPCPPTVSTSPSLPPMEFTGPSAPPTMEPGSASSLAVSFGVMGLITILSVIFV; encoded by the exons atgggttattACATGGGTTTGATTGGGTGTGTGGTTGTTGGTCTTATAGCCTCTTTGCTTGAGTGCACTGCTGCCGGGACAACCCATGTTGTTGGTGGCGATTTGGGATGGACCATCCCAACATCTGGAGCTCAGTTCTACATTAATTGGGCTGCACCTAAGACGTTCATGCATGGCGAGACTCTAT CCTTCAATTTCAATGCTCAGATGCATGACGTTGCCCAGGTAACAAAGGCCGACTATGATGCCTGTACCTACGCCAACCCCATCGGTGCCATCATAAGAACGAGCCCTGCAAATGTTCCTCTCAACACCACCGGCGATCACTACTACATCTGCACATTCCAGGGGCACTGTGCAGCTGGCCAGAAGCTAGCCATTAATGTCGTCTCCTCTGGTAGTGTCGCCCCATCACCAACACCGACAGTTACAACTGGGCCATCATCCCCACCTACAGGATCCACTGAACCTCCATGCCCGCCCGACGTTCCCACCAGCCCATCTCTCCCACCGATGGAATTTACAGGCCCTTCCACCCCACCAACACCGACTGTTACGACTGGGCCATCAGCCCCACCTACAGTGTCCACTGAACTTCCATGCCCGCCCACTGTTTCGACGAGCCCATCTCTCCCACCGATGGAATTCACAGGCCCTTCTGCCCCACCGACAATGGAGCCCGGCTCTGCATCCTCTCTTGCAGTCAGTTTCGGAGTTATGGGCTTGATCACGATCTTGTCTGTCATCTTCGTGTAG
- the LOC131256596 gene encoding umecyanin-like, with the protein MGYYMGLIGCVVIVSLLKFTAAGTTHVVGGDLGWTIPASGAQFYVNWAAPKTFMHGDTLSFNFNAQMHDIAQVTKVDYDACTYANPIGAIIRTSPANVPLNSTGEHYYVCTFQGHCAAGQKLAINVVSSGTVAPSPTPTVTTGPSAPPTGSTELPCPPDIPTTPSLPPMKFTGPSAPPTMEPASASSLAVSFGVMGLIMILSVIFV; encoded by the exons atgggttattACATGGGTTTGATTGGGTGTGTGGTTATAGTCTCCTTGCTTAAATTCACTGCTGCCGGGACAACTCATGTTGTAGGTGGCGATTTGGGATGGACCATCCCAGCATCGGGAGCTCAGTTCTACGTTAACTGGGCTGCACCCAAAACGTTCATGCATGGCGACACTCTAT CCTTCAATTTCAATGCTCAGATGCATGACATCGCCCAAGTAACAAAGGTCGACTACGATGCCTGTACTTACGCTAATCCCATCGGTGCCATCATAAGAACGAGCCCAGCTAATGTTCCTCTCAACTCCACCGGTGAGCACTACTACGTCTGCACATTCCAGGGGCACTGTGCAGCAGGCCAGAAGCTGGCCATTAATGTTGTCTCCTCCGGTACTGTCGCCCCATCACCAACACCAACAGTTACCACTGGGCCATCAGCCCCACCTACAGGATCCACTGAACTTCCATGCCCGCCCGACATTCCAACGACCCCATCTCTCCCACCGATGAAATTCACAGGCCCTTCAGCCCCACCGACAATGGAGCCCGCCTCTGCATCTTCTCTTGCAGTCAGTTTCGGAGTTATGGGGTTGATCATGATTTTGTCTGTGATCTTCGTTTAG